One segment of Triticum aestivum cultivar Chinese Spring chromosome 2A, IWGSC CS RefSeq v2.1, whole genome shotgun sequence DNA contains the following:
- the LOC123189781 gene encoding probable LRR receptor-like serine/threonine-protein kinase At1g63430, which translates to MARLLLGVSLLAMALGLGCCASIAPAPEPSDSASEPSVSDDVRALLAFKRAIDDDPRAELSNWNTSEPDHCWWSGVWCSLSDGRVVALELSNSSLSGFLAPEIGSLTSLQKLILDHNAFTGSIPREIGKLKNLTVLNLSTNQLEGPIPSEAGDMQNITTIDLHANRLSGAIPPELGKLANLKELRLSNNSLTGTIPGSNDSIMVSTKKEDQVGLCQLAQLTDIDLSNNLLAGSIPACLGHIQRSSMVGNCFHNNDTRNRPDWECGNSMDAGKDNNNTSIGEDGQRGRVIQPLWLLIVEVVTGVSVLSILTLCAIAGLRRRKDRSSRRGVPWTRALSWKENNVISIDDDLLGNVPKISRQELAEACEDFSNIIGSSQETVVYKGTMKDGREIAVVSMSASVHHWTNYVELYFQKEVVEVARLSHENAGKMVGYCKSSDPFSRMVVFEYPSNGTLYEHLHDVEGCQLSWPRRMKIALSIARVLRHLHTELQPPFAVAALASSSVYLTEDFSPKIIDFERWRGLVGKPLLSSGCVVNGGGGHSNGVVDSRHVRFMDVQANTFAFGVILLELISGRASLSKDTDDLVNWARKHLEQAGEFGKLVDPKLRSVGQESLGIICNVVNLCIDAEPSRRPSMNMIGAILEEGVDTSVRDSSLAWAEAAIS; encoded by the exons ATGGCGAGGCTGCTGCTCGGGGTCTCGCTCCTGGCCATGGCGCTCGGGCTCGGCTGCTGCGCTTCCATCGCGCCGGCCCCTGAGCCCTCCGACTCCGCCTCCGAGCCCTCCGTCTCAGACGACG TGCGTGCGCTCCTCGCCTTCAAGCGAGCCATCGACGACGACCCTCGCGCCGAGCTCTCCAACTGGAACACCAGCGAACCGGATCACTGCTGGTGGTCCGGCGTCTGGTGCTCGCTCTCCGACGGCCGTGTGGTGGCTCT GGAGTTGTCAAACTCATCTCTCTCGGGGTTCCTCGCACCAGAGATTGGATCCTTGACTTCTCTGCAAAAACT CATATTGGATCACAATGCATTCACGGGCTCGATACCGAGAGAAATCGGCAAGCTAAAGAACCTCACAGTGCTGAATCTCAGCACAAATCAACTGGAGGGGCCCATTCCAAGTGAGGCCGGTGACATGCAAAACATCACAACAAT AGACCTTCACGCGAATCGGTTGAGTGGTGCCATCCCTCCTGAGCTCGGCAAGTTGGCAAACCTCAAGGAGCTACGGTTGAGCAACAACAGCCTCACAGGGACTATTCCTGGAAGCAATGATTCCATCAT GGTGTCCACCAAGAAAGAAGATCAGGTTGGTTTGTGTCAGTTAGCTCAGCTAACTGATATAGACCTCTCAAATAACCTTTTAGCTGGAAGTATTCCTGCGTGCTTGGGGCATATCCAAAG ATCAAGCATGGTAGGAAATTGCTTCCACAACAATGACACAAGGAACCGTCCTGACTGGGAAT GTGGAAACAGCATGGATGCAGGCAAGGACAATAACAACACCAGTATTGGTGAAGATGGGCAGAGAGGAAGAGTGATACAGCCACTGTGGCTCCTCATCGTGGAAGTCGTCACAGGAGTTTCAGTGCTCTCCATCTTAACGCTCTGTGCCATCGCTGGCCTCAGAAGACGCAAAGATAGGTCCTCCAGGAGAGGTGTTCCATGGACAAGAGCGCTAAGCTGGAAGGAAAACAACGTGATCTCAATTG ATGATGACCTGCTGGGGAATGTGCCGAAAATAAGCCGGCAGGAGCTCGCCGAGGCCTGCGAAGACTTCAGCAACATAATTGGGTCTTCCCAGGAGACGGTGGTGTACAAGGGGACCATGAAGGACGGCCGGGAGATCGCCGTCGTGTCGATGTCCGCTTCGGTGCACCACTGGACGAACTACGTCGAGCTTTACTTTCAGAAGGAG GTGGTAGAAGTGGCCAGATTGAGCCACGAAAATGCCGGGAAGATGGTGGGATACTGCAAGTCGTCCGATCCCTTCTCGAGAATGGTGGTCTTCGAGTACCCGTCGAACGGGACGCTCTACGAGCATCTCCACG ATGTGGAAGGGTGTCAGCTATCCTGGCCGAGGCGGATGAAGATAGCGCTGAGCATCGCGCGCGTGCTCAGACACCTGCACACCGAGCTGCAGCCGCCGTTCGCCGTCGCCGCGCTGGCGTCCAGCTCCGTCTATCTGACGGAAGACTTCTCGCCCAAG ATAATTGACTTCGAGAGGTGGAGGGGTCTCGTCGGCAAACCCCTCCTGAGCTCCGGCTGCGTGGTGAACGGCGGCGGCGGGCATTCCAACGGCGTCGTGGACTCCCGGCACGTGCGCTTCATGGACGTCCAGGCCAACACCTTCGCCTTCGGCGTGATTCTCCTGGAGCTGATCAGCGGCAGAGCCTCGCTCTCCAAGGACACAGACGACCTGGTGAACTGG GCGAGGAAGCACTTGGAGCAGGCGGGGGAGTTTGGCAAGCTGGTGGACCCGAAGCTGAGGAGCGTGGGCCAGGAGAGCCTGGGCATCATCTGCAACGTGGTGAACCTGTGCATCGACGCCGAGCCGTCGCGGAGGCCCTCCATGAACATGATCGGGGCCATCCTCGAGGAAGGCGTCGACACGTCCGTCAGGGACTCCTCACTGGCCTGGGCGGAGGCGGCCATCTCCTAG